In one Gemmatimonadota bacterium genomic region, the following are encoded:
- a CDS encoding amidase, translated as MRRAACRALRLEPFPTAHYNPSLVNSRRQFLIQAPIGILGALVACRSDEQAAGGHPAAATPGAPPAFNTAPPVGPEVTPATFAEAEKLVQVQMTDVKRQMAAKSWRTSMAALVERRVGPRKVQLEPTLAPATVWNPDIGEQSTGPARDRFVRSSADPGPLPASDEDIAFAPVTQLSRWVETRKLTSDRLTRIYLDRLTRFDPQLRCVITLTRDTALAQAKQADAEIAAGKYRGPLHGIPYGVKDLLDTAGIATTYGAEPFRNRVPSADSAVVARLRKAGGVLVAKLSMGALALNDIWFGGQTMNPWLPEEGSSGSSAGPGAATSAGLVGFSVGSETGGSIISPSMRCGITGLRPTYGRVPRTGAMTLCWSLDKLGPMTRSVEDAMLVLDAITGPDSGDVASMPSHLDFDAGASVKGLRVGYFPAWMKEAPATDVDRATLDAIGKLGMVPTPVTLPDWPYDSLNLMLFAEAAAAFEELTLSNRDDELKAQVPDAWPNQFREARFLSAVDFVQADRLRRKVAAEMARVMSQVDLLLVPSLRDEMLVISNNTGHPSLTLRTGFVHVSEARSDWAPDPAHPLPKFSPPRRVPHGVTLIGRLFDEGTIARAGLALERSLGVVGERPPGF; from the coding sequence ATGCGGCGAGCCGCCTGCCGCGCATTGCGACTCGAGCCCTTTCCAACAGCCCACTACAACCCGTCTCTCGTGAATTCCCGTCGCCAGTTCCTGATTCAGGCTCCAATTGGTATCCTCGGCGCACTCGTCGCCTGTCGTAGCGACGAACAGGCAGCAGGTGGACATCCCGCTGCCGCCACGCCGGGAGCGCCGCCGGCGTTCAACACTGCACCCCCCGTTGGACCCGAGGTGACACCGGCCACCTTCGCCGAGGCGGAGAAGTTGGTCCAGGTGCAGATGACCGACGTCAAGCGGCAGATGGCGGCGAAGAGTTGGCGCACGTCGATGGCCGCTCTGGTCGAGCGACGAGTCGGACCGCGGAAGGTACAGTTGGAGCCTACGCTCGCGCCTGCCACCGTTTGGAATCCGGACATAGGAGAGCAATCGACCGGGCCCGCTCGGGACAGGTTCGTGCGCAGCAGCGCAGATCCTGGCCCGTTGCCGGCGAGCGACGAAGACATCGCGTTCGCGCCCGTGACGCAACTGTCTCGCTGGGTGGAGACGCGCAAGCTTACCTCCGATCGGCTAACGCGTATCTATCTCGACAGACTCACGCGCTTCGATCCACAACTACGGTGCGTGATAACGTTGACGCGGGATACCGCGCTTGCCCAGGCGAAACAGGCGGACGCTGAAATAGCAGCTGGCAAGTACCGCGGACCGCTGCACGGGATTCCGTATGGCGTGAAGGATCTGCTCGATACCGCAGGGATCGCGACCACGTATGGCGCCGAGCCGTTTCGGAATCGCGTACCGAGCGCCGATTCAGCGGTTGTCGCGCGGCTGCGCAAGGCGGGCGGAGTGCTCGTGGCAAAGTTGAGCATGGGCGCGCTGGCTCTCAACGACATCTGGTTCGGCGGTCAGACGATGAACCCGTGGCTGCCGGAAGAAGGCTCCTCCGGATCGAGCGCCGGACCGGGTGCGGCGACGTCGGCTGGCCTCGTTGGCTTCTCCGTTGGAAGCGAGACCGGCGGGAGCATCATAAGTCCGAGCATGCGTTGCGGCATCACTGGATTGCGGCCGACGTACGGTCGCGTACCACGCACCGGGGCAATGACGCTCTGCTGGTCGCTCGACAAGCTTGGTCCGATGACACGAAGCGTGGAAGATGCGATGCTGGTACTCGATGCGATCACGGGCCCCGACTCGGGCGACGTAGCGAGCATGCCAAGTCATCTCGACTTCGATGCCGGCGCGTCGGTGAAGGGGCTGCGCGTGGGATACTTCCCTGCGTGGATGAAGGAAGCACCCGCGACCGACGTCGATCGCGCAACGCTGGACGCGATCGGAAAGCTCGGCATGGTGCCGACGCCGGTCACGCTTCCCGACTGGCCGTACGATTCACTGAACCTGATGTTGTTCGCCGAAGCGGCTGCCGCGTTCGAGGAGCTCACGTTGAGCAACCGCGACGACGAGCTCAAAGCGCAGGTGCCGGACGCGTGGCCGAATCAATTTCGAGAGGCGCGCTTCCTGTCCGCGGTCGATTTCGTTCAGGCAGACAGATTGCGGCGCAAGGTCGCGGCCGAGATGGCGCGAGTCATGTCGCAAGTCGATCTGTTGCTGGTTCCGTCGCTGCGCGACGAGATGCTCGTGATATCCAACAACACGGGGCACCCGTCGCTCACATTACGCACCGGCTTCGTGCACGTGTCCGAGGCACGCAGCGACTGGGCTCCCGATCCAGCACATCCGCTTCCGAAATTCTCGCCGCCGCGTCGCGTGCCGCACGGAGTCACGCTCATCGGGCGGTTGTTCGATGAAGGGACCATTGCGCGCGCGGGACTGGCGCTGGAGCGGTCGCTCGGAGTTGTGGGGGAGCGACCGCCGGGATTCTGA